CCTGATCTCCCAGAAGGCTGTGCTTCTGGAGATTTCCATGTAGACACCTCATTTTTCTCTGCAGTAACATTCCCTCTCACCAAACGTGATCCCTAAGGAACAGGTGTGTTCTTGATCCTGCAACAAGGGTGACGTCACATGATTTGACCTCATTAGTTACCTAAGAGCAGAGGAACTGACTCTCACCACGTGGTTTGCTCTGATGAAGGTCTTTCCACAGAACATGTGATGGGAGTTTTGTCACCTGAGGTTAAGGAGCTTCACCCTCACACTGCACCTGCAGTCTCTCTAGCTTTGAGTGATGTACTCTTCTCCAAGAGACACCAAGAGACCAAGAGACCAAACTTAGCTTCATAAACTATGGGATGACTTCTAATTCCATGGGCATTGGTCTGAACTAGAACATGTGAGCTAAAGCCCTGTTTTTATTACCAAAGTTTCCAATTACATCTTATTAACAGTAAGAACAGAAATGTACTAAACTAATCAATTAGTTTTACTGACATGTAAAGAACAATACAGCAGACTTTAGAATTCTTTTGAAAGATATCTAAGGGAAAGACTAAGATCAGTGCTGCTACTCACACAGGTGTCCTCGTGTCCATTCCCACTGTCTACAACTGGGTCCAGGTGCCTCCTCATGTTTGCATGGAGAAGTGACAGAGCTCAGATCTGTGAGCTCATCACCTGCTCCCATCACAGGACCTCTGCCCGTCCTCTGAGGGACACAGTGTTAACTACACTGTGGACATGATAGAAATGAGACCAAACCAAGTCAGGGGTTAGTTTGAAATGTGACCTTCAGTCACCAATAATGACAATGTCAGCCCACATTTTTGAGAGCTTATTGACTTAATGTAAATCCTTTAACAACTATTCACCTGCAGACAAATGTATTATAATAATGCAAAGAAATTTAATTTAGAGTTCaataaaacagaggaagaaaagggggtcACTGATACAGAACATGCAGTTTAAGGGGCTGACTTTCAACCCACATGATAGGGTTTGACGCTTTACACTTGTAAACCCCGGCATCTTCCCTCTTGACCGGGTCTATGGTGAGTCTTCTGCCATTCCCAGACAGCTTCATTCTGTCTGTAATCGGCAGATTCATGCCATTTAAAAACCACTGGATGGAGAGTCCATTTGTGTAGCAGGTCAAGACCACATCATCTTCATTCTCTGTGACTCCATAGCTGCTGGCTAGGAGGACGGGCACTCTCAGATGCTCTGTGGAGAAACAGAGAATGTGAGTCTTTGGGAATGTGCTTGAGACATGGAGCCACACTGCTTCCTCAGAGATCTCCACCACTCACAGTCCACAGTGAACTATGCAAAGGTTACCAGAGTATGGTCCTGACATTTGCAGAAAAAAAACTGTCTAAGTTCAGGCGACAGTATGTAAAGTGAAAGTTGCACCTCCTCTCTGAGCCCATATAACCTCAGGGGACTGTACACCTGTTCCCTCACACATCTCTGGAGTAGCAGCACACACATCCCCTTCCCACTGCACATGGCTCATGACCTCATCATCAGGGACAATGTTTCTCTCATGAGCTTTATTGATCTGGTCCTAGacctttttttttgcctttacaaAACATCAGGTCCCACTCCtgatgaaaacatttatatactATGTGGAAGGCAAGCTTACCTCCTTTGTCCATCTCTGGGGCCAAGGGAAGTTTACAGCAAGCTGAAAAGCATTcagcttttgttaaaaaaattattagtcaGTAAGGATGGCCCAAACCAATGTTCATGGATTACACCTTGACGATTTCTATCTAAAAGGCTTCTCACTCTGAACAAGACTTTATTTCCTTGCCAACTGAGTCAATATCATGGTATAATTCATCTCTAGAGGGAAGTAGGTAAGGTTTTCACAAAAGACATTGACTGtaggaatagaagaaaactaTTCATATAATAAAGTCCATACATAACAGCCCAGAGATGACACAGTATTCCCCAGACCACCTGACTTCCTGGTTGACCAGAGCCTTTCCTTCCAGCTGCACAGACTTCTATCACCCAGCTGAGGTGTGTTTCTATGGGGCACCATTTCCCAGGACATCCTAGACACTGGGGTTGGAGTGAGATAACACATAAAGTCCCGAAGCAAGCAAGCTCATAATGGCAGCAGAATCCTGTGCTCTGCCCTTGACCATTGAAgtcattctctctcccctgagGGCAGGTGGGGACTTGTACAAATGGAAAATGAGTGACTTACAGCAAATGGGGAGCACTGACTTCCTGAAATTCTGGTGCTTTTGGTCATTCGTGTAAGGTGGCTATGAGATAGAAATGtagaaaaacttaaaattattctGTGTGTGAAAATGATGATTAATACCCCAGGGCCTAAGTGTAATTGCAGGAAAGActattttcttaggaaaaaaaaaaagaaaaggatctgAGATGATGGTCTTACTTTCTGAAGGCACAGAAATCCTGTTCTTCATGGCAAGAATTTAAAGAACTCTGTATCCAGGTTCCAGGCTCTGGAACGATTTTGgatcattcaatcattcattcattcactaattcCCCAATTATTTCTTACTAATTCATCAATAACAACTGAGTGTTTGTTAATTAGTGGTCCCTGAGGTGGTTTCAGGGGTAAAGTGAGGAGTGAGAAGACAAAGTCCTTTCCTTCATATCTCCTGGGCGTGGCTGCACCAACACAGCAAACAAATAAGTGATGCAAAGTCTGGTGCAGGGAGGTGTGGATGGGCCACCTGAGGGGGAGGCCTGGGTATTCTATGCAGTGATTCTTACTGTTACTGCAGGTAGTTTGGTTCCAGAGTAAAAATAGATTATGTCTCCAATTTTTTCACTCCACAGACCAAATTGTATTCCTATGAGCTGAGGACACTAAATAAAAAACGTTTCTGACCCAGTTTTTTGGTTTAGAATCCAAAGACCCTCTTCTATGGTCCCCAAGGTAGAGGAGTTAAGTCCAGGGCTACACACAGCCCAAGAGTGACTCTGATGAGCAGCTCATACTCTGTGGGACTCTGCAGTGGAGACTGTATCTCCCTGCTCCTCAGTTTACTCTCAATGAAGAAGGTGGTCAGTGCATTAGCTGTAAAGTATTGTCAGTGTCTGACCTAAATCCTGAAATAGAAGAGCTGCTCAAACCAATCATCTCTTATCCATTGACTCCCAGACCTCTTATTGGTCTGGGCTGATCCCTGGTGAATGAGGACCTTCCAGGAGCATCTTttattctcagtttctttctggaGATGCTGACCTGTTTCTGAACCTTCCTAAGTCCCCCAGGACAGTCAGCTATATCCACAGACATTGTGTAACTGTGCTCCCCACGCACAGACTCAGGTGACACCAAACTCCATTTCTGCCCAGATGCTACTCTGGGGCCTGAGGCAGGAATGGTGACAGGCTCAGGAAGGTTGTGCCACAGGGGCCCATTAAACTGTTACACACTCAGCCCTTTCAAGGACGCCAAACCCAAAGTGGCACAGGCTGCCTACCTTCCCTGGAGTCAAGAACCCTGGCATAGGGTTCTGGGGAGGGGTTTCTGAACTGAGCTCTGTAGGTTTATCAGGAGGCCTCTCAGACCATGCTCTGACCAATACAGCAGGTTCAGCCTCACGTCAAATTCATAGGAACATGCTCAGGGGGCTGAACCGAGACTGGTCTCCCTCTGCTGAGTTACTCCCATCAGACTGACCCTTCTCTCTGCACTGACTGTCTGCAGGGCTGCAAGTTGGGAAGGGAACTGAGATCTTAGGAAGTTTGTCTGCACTCTGTGTATCCTGCACTAAATGTCAAAACTGAACCTGAAACAAAAtgcagagtggaagggaggtggTGTCCAGGGCTGTCAGTCCTGTGTGTGAGGTAGGAGTCACCCCTCCCGACCCGCAGAGAGCAATCACTCACCATACACATCAAGTTCCCCATGCCCTATTTCTTGTTTTGAATCTGGAAGGTGGGCCACTACGGTGTATATTCCTGCATCCCGCGGGGTGACCTTCTTCAACAGCAAGGATCCATCATTTTTTAATATCTCCCGTCCATTGTTTTCAGGACCACTTAAATGGACACCCGATGtcataataaaaaatgcaatgacATTATTTTTGTTCACGCAGTTTCCTTTGTACCACACGATCCCTAAAACCTCAGGAGGCTTATCGCAGATACGCAGAAGCACATCTTTCCCTTCGGCAGCATAGGTCGATGCAATACTGATTTTGGCTGTGGCAGGTGAGCTCCAGAAGGTTAAGAGTGAAactaggaaataagaaaaaagtggaTCAGTATTTGCATCTATGTATTGGGACAGAGAGATGAGGCCCTGAATCCTGAGTGGGTCTCTTTATGTCTCAGCTTTGGTCTACAGGGGACTGTGTGTCTCTCATGGTCGAGGTCAACAGCACAGCCCCCATTACTTCAGCACCTCTGAAGctgttattttctctgtttcagaTACTCTTCTCCAGGTGTTTGTCTTCATCACCTCCTCACTGTCCTTAGACCAGTGCTGATACTCAGGGGCAGTTTAGAAAGACACGTTTGTTGACCGCCTTCTCTACAGATTCTCTCCCTTCACTTTCTGACctgtctttgtctatttttttttcatggctgtTGTGGGTACCTGACCTCACATCTAGACCTTTCCTTGTCCCTCTCTGCTCCATAGAACATGGGCCTTTTGAGAGCAGGACTTGTCTGATCTTGTACCTCCAGTGACTGCAACAGCTTGGAAATACAtgcagatgaatgaatgagctctATACCTCCTGGGGGTTATTTGCCTATTTCTGGAGTTGGCAGTAAAGACAATGTCTAGCACCCCTGGTTAAATTTTTCTGGTGTTTCCTGAcataaatcattattattattaccagttTTCATAATTCAATACTCAGTGATAAGTAACAGGAAATGAACAGCAATCAGGGTTTTCCTGACTCCCACCACTTCCAGATTATGAGATTTTCCTCTTGCTGAGCCCCTCTCCCAATCCTACTCTTCCCTTTTGTCCTTCACACTCAAGTCCAGACGGAAGCCTTCCCTTTTTTCTCAGAGCTCTGGTCTCTCCAGCAGACCTCAGCCAGTCTCTGTGTCAGATCCTTCATCTACCTCATGGAAGTGTCCCCTACTTACCAACCAGCAGGAGCCCTTGCCAGTGGACAAGTCCTCTGTGGGTAGAGACTGATGGGGATCCCATGCTGTATGTTTTCTGCTCTGTGGCTGCCTCTTTGAGAGAAGCTTGAGGTTCTGTGAGGCTCACAGGCACGTCTGTGCAGAATGGTGCAGTTGGCTGTGTGTCCTACCTGTGCACTGACCTTTATTCTGGGGCAAGATTATGATTTTCGTCATgtgagctgggggcagggagtatGCCCATGACTGTACCACTCCCTGCTCTCGTTTTTACCATCACAGTCCCTTCTAACCAGTGCTGCCCTCCTATAATTAGGTTCCCTGGGAACTCCTGAGGCTCCTCAacatcacacaaacacacatgcaaaaacatgcacacaaacacacacacactctcatgcTATATTTGGAAAAGCATAAGCCTGGAGTTTCTGGGTTCAGGGGTTTCCCCACAGCTTCTTGTCTGGTGCCCTGTGGTCTTTctcacagttctctctctctctctctctctctctctctctctctctctctttctctctcacacacacacacatacacacacacaaacacacatttgaCTCTTCCCTTCAGAGCAGGTGTTCCTGAGCTAAGTCACAGAAACCTTCCACAGGGAAGTCACTCC
The sequence above is drawn from the Desmodus rotundus isolate HL8 chromosome 12, HLdesRot8A.1, whole genome shotgun sequence genome and encodes:
- the LOC112319989 gene encoding cell adhesion molecule CEACAM21-like, which codes for MSIVLTYAVEGKDVLLRIHNKPPEVVGIVWYKGNGVDKNNVIAFYIMTSSFHLSGPTNNAGEMITGDGSLLLRKVTKKDAGTYTVVVHLPDSKQEIGIGVLQVYERLRKPILLSNRYRVTENKDSVLLTCYTNGKFPQWFLNGMNLTLTDRMMLSMDGRRLTIYPVQREDAGVYKCKVWNPIMCVEISLLTFWSSPATAKISIASTYAAEGKDVLLRICDKPPEVLGIVWYKGNCVNKNNVIAFFIMTSGVHLSGPENNGREILKNDGSLLLKKVTPRDAGIYTVVAHLPDSKQEIGHGELDVYEHLRVPVLLASSYGVTENEDDVVLTCYTNGLSIQWFLNGMNLPITDRMKLSGNGRRLTIDPVKREDAGVYKCKASNPIMWVESQPLKLHVLYQ